In Triticum urartu cultivar G1812 unplaced genomic scaffold, Tu2.1 TuUngrouped_contig_6, whole genome shotgun sequence, the DNA window CCACTTCAGAGTGTACATGCATTCATTTTGCTCTTTATTTAATCCATATATTACTATTTCTAGCATActaaagtgtagattcattcattttgctttGTATCTAGTCCATATTAGAAAATTTCAAGAGGAGCCTCGAAAGGTTTGCACAGTCGCTGGGCTCGCTGACCTCCGTCCCCTGTACTCCACTCCGCCACCGGCTCTGGCTCCGGCTCCGACATGAGCAGAGGCCGCCAGAGCCCGTCCCAGGCTCGTGCTTAGGCACGAGCAAGGGCCATGCAAGCTCGTCCCAGGCTCTGGTTTCGGGATGCGCAGGCCACCGCCGCAGGACATCGTCCCTGGCCCCAACCTTCGGATGCCCGGGCCACCACCGCACTGAAGAGCTCGTCCTCGGCTTTCCTAGCTCCAGCTTAGGAACGCGAAGGCCCCCGCTGCtgctagcgccgccgccgcctcctgcagACATGGGCGTGGACCGCGGCGGCGAAACCCGGCCATGCTCGTCGAGGCCGAGCTGCACGCGACACGCGGCCATGACATTGGGGAAGGTATGCCCTTCCCAGAAGTACCACTCGTCGATGTTGTTCCACGATGCCAAGCAGCGTCCGTCGTTGTGCTGGATGCGGTGCGGGTGGTGTTGTCTTTCGCCAGGATCTGCGTCCATCGCTGGCTGCTAGGCCCGTAGTGTGGTTTGGACCGCTCCTTCGGCGGCGAGAAAACACATTTTCCCATGCATGGTATATATCATGCATCTATCAGCCACTCACTCTCTTTGTGATTCGGATCCATGCATGCATGTTCTCGTTGTACTGTTTAGTAAACCATAATTTATAACCCTATCAATCAGTCACTTTTTCTTCATGCATGTGCAAACAACTTTTTCCTATAGTAACCTGCAATATCTCTCCTCTCACCCCCGAAGTAAATACCAGTAGTACTACACTCACTCATGCCTTATTTTTATATGAGATTATGATTCTAAAATGTAAATTTATTTTATCTTTTGAACCGTTAGTTTGATTTATGAAACATTTGCATATTTGTGTTCCCTTCGAAGGGAACTTTAAAATAAGATCACCGTTGAATATATTTTGACAAGTTTTAAAATTTGAGTCTGAAACATGGCAAGAACTTACGAAACTGTAAAAAAACTATGTACCAAGTTCCATCAAGTTTTCTATAGATCAATTTGATGGGCACAGAAGCTCAATATGGTACATAGATCAGTTTTCTACAAGTCTTGTTTAAAATATACTATTTGTATAAAAACATTCGTCTAAATAGAATATAAAATAAACTTTTATTTCAGAAGATATTAAGCATCTAAACAGTTACATAGATTTCTGTGATAGAGTCGCAAGGGGATAGGGGAGGCATGCAAATGACAGGACATTATTTATATTTACAAAAAGGCTGACACATAAACTGACCATCTGACAGAAGTGAGACGTACAACAGGTGATTAGTGCACTATGATATCTTTCCCACCCTGTAGACAATGCACGGTATATACCGTGCATGATAGAAAATGCACTCTCTTTCGGCGGCAGGCTTTGCAGAAACATGTGTATTGCCCGCGACATGGCCGTCATGCTGACGGTAGGGACATGCTCCACCGCGAGCTCCCCCGACGCTCAGGTGCCATCCGACCGGCACACGCGTGTCCGGCAGCACCATGACATCGCAGCGGGAGGGAACGACGCTTTGTCGACTCGGAGGGTGAGCGGCATGCCGGAAATGAACAGCGCACGACATTGTCCCCGGCTGCTGCTTCCCGCCCCACCATCGTGGTTGGCCATTGCCGCGGCTGCGGAAGAGGAGACGGTTAGGGTTTGGTGAAGGCACACGACGAAGAAGGCTTATGGGCCGGCGAGGGGATTGGGATAGGAGTGGGTGAACGCCGGTCCGCCATGCGCGGCTATAAAAAGAAGCATTAATAGGCGCCTGGCATGTACGCCGGCGACGCGACTCCTGGTATGAGAAACCGCGCGGTGCATAATCCTCATGTGTGAAAGCTCCGATATGACTACTCATGCATGCGGGCACACACACGGCCGACTATGAGAGCGCCACCTGACACGGTGTGTCTCACACATCAGTAACAACGCCGAGTAATACTCAACTCCCTTGACCAACAGCAAACCTTCATTTGGGCATTGGTGAGGGTGAGTGACATGGTGGAGTGGAAAAGTGAGAAAAAGAGTTGGCTTGGGCAAAACTAAGGAGGACTAAGCAATGAGGGGCACAGGAATAGAAAATCCTTTAGTTTAATATAATAGAATGCCATGTTTATTCTGTTTTGTGAATTATCTATTCAATAAAAAATAATCTAAAAATAAAAATGCTCAGAATGTTGTAAAATTTTAACATgaattttccaaaaataattaGGATTTTTGGCATTGGACACACCCAAGGGGTGCACCTGTTGTCCACAAAGTAGCCGGCCCAGGTGCCTTCTGGGGTCCACAGGACCCCACTCACTTAGTTTCCATGCTcattgccttctcctacctccagaaAGAGTCATGTCCAGTCCTTAACTCGTGTTCTTGCTCCTACATACGAATTTTCGATTTTTTTCGGACAAATTGTTTCTAGGTATGTGACTCCttcattggtccaattagtttttgttctaatGGTTTATATTTTGCTTATTTTGCTACTGTTGATGACCAAGAAATGAGCTTGTATGTTGGATTCATTtggttctaagtagtttgaatgtttaagatagcctctagacacttgtaggagttgttgctaTTATTTTTGTTAAGTTTTATTCACCTTTTATTTGCGGCtcaaaaatttcagaaattttcatgCCTTATTCATTCTTCCGCTTGATCGGAATGTTCTAATATTGCTGCTAGCCTGCATGTCTATGAGTAAAGATTATTCAAAGAAGTGAATTGTTGGTGTCATGTAGAATTTTATTTTCACTCATGTATTAATCCATCCTTTATAGCAAGAAAAATTGGTAGCTAATGTAGTGTCGTCGTGGACGTGTTTGTTCCCAACGCGTTATGCTGCCGAAATTTCTGACGAAAACTCCCATGACCGGTCTTGCCTCTAAGACTGGCTTAAGTGTTATTGGTGATCAAATTTTGGATCTTAGGATATTGTTAAGTGTAACAATCAATTGTTATAACATGAAGAGTTAAGCATGTGATTCAGTTACTTAGACCATGATTATCTTAGTCGCTTCTTACCGTGCATTGaactttggggttgctcaaacgcCATCTGTAACACAGTGATCATAATGACAACTTACAGGTTCATCGGAAAGTTTGATAAGGGAGTACATAACTCAAGAGTGAGATTTGCTCCCCCGACAATGGAGAGATATTTttagggccctctcggtgtgAATGCATCCATCATTGTCTGGCCAGatataggtgactatgtcacggGAATGCCGAAACACTTCAacaagaaagaagaacaaaaccagTAACGAGGATAACGATATAGTGAACATGTATATGACTCAAAAGGATACTGATACATCTAAGGTTGCTATGAAGTATCGTGAAGAAAAACGAACATgacatgataaccaaaggttcactcgaaAGTCATTCATGTATTCATAGGGATCGATATGGACATCCACGGTTCCGCTATCGGTCATTGAACAAGGGGTTCCGTTCATGTCTATGTTTTACCGAACCTACAGGGTCACAAGTTTAAGGTAATCATGATCTGCCAAGTGTTAGTAGGACAGGAATAATGAGAATATATTTTTGAAATTGTTTCATGAATATTCGAAATAGTTTCGAGAGGAACCGAAAGCTTTCTGGGGTCACCGCAAAGGTTTCGAAGTTTATCAGGCAATATCGGATAGGGAGAATATCATAAGAAAACCAATATTCATTGAAAACTTCGAGGAAACCATATTTCagaaaaatctgaaaaaaaatgCAGGATGTTAAGAGGGTGATGTTTTATCGTCACgtaaaatttcaagttgaaacacattaCGGGACATGAGCTATGAAAAAGAGAGATTCGGCCCTGAATAGTGACATTACTGTTCGACACTATTCAACactgattttgtctttttcatagctcgcATCTCGTAATGTATTTCAATTTGAAATTTTGCGTGGCAATAAAACATCATCCTCTTAACATCCCgtatttttttcagattttttgaaacttcaaaacatttttttctcgTGGTTTTCACCGGTTTCCACAGAATGTTGGTTTCTGTATGATATTTTCCCTGACAGATATTCCTTATAAATAATATATAGGTGAAAATATTTTTGATGATGTTAAACTAATAATAAAAGGCTCTAATAATTTTTAGAAGgattttatatttaatttaatgTCAACGTGCCTTAAAAGGCCAAGAGGTGGAAGGAGTGTTGGGCCACATAGGCCCAACTGGAGATGGCGCCCCCTTTCCCTTAGTGGGAGGCCGAATTGGGGTGGGGAAGGAGTCCTTCCCCCTTTGGCCGGTGCAAGGGGAGGGGAGTCCTTCCCCTCCTCTTGGCAGCCCCTCCTCTCCTCAAACGTATATATACTGAGACTTATGCACTTTTAGAACAAACAAGTTCAGGCTTTTGCATATGCGACGACTCGGAGATGATAGTAGTCCTCAACGCTCTTTGAGAAATGGATCTAGCTCATTAAGGGGGTGTGTTGAGTTTTTTTGGATCAATCATTAGTTGGTTTAGAAAGTCGCCTCTCTATTTTTATGTGCAACCCTCCTATCTTCTTTCTATCTTTTCAGTGTGTGCCCGCTTGTTGCTCTTTTAATGTGGAACCTGGAACCTACAATAAAGCACATTTTATGTTTCATGCAAGCTCATATTTTGTATTTATCATTTCCTTTTCACAGCTCCTATGTTTTCTAAGTGTTATTGCGCATATCATAGTTCAAACTGCTAGTACATACGAGTGCCTATGTGACTATCCTAATTTTGTCATCATTTTATAGTTCTGCAGGTAGTGTGGGGAGGATGACCATGAGCAGAGTGACACTGGCATATATTTCACCACACTGAAGTGGGAGGAAGCATGTTTCTTTATAGGCCAAGGTAAGTTTTGGCATGGTCACTGTTTTTCTTTGCACATTTTTTACTGGCAGTATTTCTTGCTTCAGTACACTTGTCATTGTGAGTCATTCCTGAGTTATTATTTGGATTTTGAGTTCTATATTAACATTCAAACTTTCATTGTCCATTTTAGTATGTTGTTTAAGTTTTTTTGCTTTGATACGTTTTATCTTGGTCAGTTGTGGGTAATGTTGACATCATTTTTCTTCTTATGTAGTCTGGTTAGGGGTTGGGTAGTGGGTTGCAATCCGGCCCTATAGGGCGGGTTGAACGTTCAGAAAACCTAGCAGGGGTGGGGGCTAAAAACAGAGGCCAAATGGAATTTAACCTGAAGGCCAAATGGCATCAGATTAACTTTTTACGAACAAAACAAACAAAAACAAATGCACGTGCCAATGGGACATTGGAAAAAAGTACGACTTGAACCAAAATGAAAAACAAATGTCAGATGATTATACACTCGCTATCTTAATGATGTCACATAAACTAACAGATGAGTTTAAAgagagaaaaacaaaaaaaaagaaggGTTGCTTTTCTTGCCTAAGAGATTGACCTCTTAAAAAAACAATTTGTCTTCGATATATGCAATATATACACACACTTGGTAGTTCGATTTTAATCATCCTTTAACTCTaaaatcatgatttttttaaTGTTGGCAGAAGAACTACCAAATCCACTGATTAAAAAGGATATTAGAAGAACACCAAAGGAGGAAGGCACCGCATAAAAGCGAgtgacaaaaaggaagaaaaggaaaatagaCAACTCGAATATTTGAGGTAAACCGAGTGAAAGCCTCAACAATGCCTGGCTAGCCTAGGCCTAAAGCATCACAGTACATACAACGATGCCATAAGGCCAACGCCCCACAACGCACCTGGTCGGGCACTCGAGCGAGATTGCCCTATTAGAGTGCACACCGAAACCGTCGTATTAGTCTGGGCTGCCACAAACATGTCCCCAAATTTCGACTACACCATAGAGGAACAATATGTCCGATAGAGCGAATACATGCCGTTCGTAACTCGTCAACTTGTGGGGGGCTGTCAGGCAACTCACCTCGTCGACCAAGCATCAAGTCTCAAATGAATGCACCACCAACACCTCCTGCTTACCCAATCGACGTCCTCTCCTAATCAACCACACCACGACTAACCCGGTGTTACCATCATAGTACTTGACTCCAAAGAATAATTTTAGAAATAATTATGCAATATGCGCCACCATTATACACGATTTTCACCAGGAGCCAAGAGCTCAAGCCCGGGAGAGGTGTCGGATTCCCTCGGTGGTGCCTTCAACAAGGAAAATCACACCCGAAGGCATCGTTCACCACTAGCCTCGACCGAAGTCCATCATGACTTTTGTTCGGAGAACCAAGCACCTTTGCCAGAGATGACACCCCCAACACACCACCGCCAGATTCAGAGATAACAGACACCACATGTTGCATCGCACAGATCTTGCCGGAGCACCACCGACGATGCAAGCCCAGGAAACCAAAAGGCCTTGCCTAGACCATCACAACCGCAGACCACAATCTCGACGGGGAGTCACCTCGCAAACCGCTCGCAACACAGACGCTGACCGAGTTTTCTCCAGGCCTTCGATCGCTGGAGCGCCAGATCGGGCCGAAAAGGACACGACAAATCCAGCCATTGCAAGCTAGAGGCCGCCAACCTGGGATAGCTGCCGAAGCAGCGTGTCTCCAATATACCGTGCTGTGATCAATGAGCACAACGGACCTCCACATCCGCGCCCACAAGACAGCTAGCATTGGGAGCCTCAAGAGCAACATATCAGAGTGAAGGACCCGCCCGAGCATTCTCCCGAGCCTGTTGGTGTAGCCGTTGCTCCTCCCTGGTGCTACTCGCCCCCTGCAGCATGCGTCGTCCTCGAGACTAAAACCCAACTTCAACATGATCGACTCAAGGTAATGTCACTCAACACGATCATTCACTTTTCATCGTATGCAATTATTGGCACAAACTGCATTACCCCCTTCTTTCTTCTCTTCATCGCATGCACACTCTCATGTGCAATTAGGATATTGTCTGTGACAAAGTGACTCGGGACAAAAGCACTATGTACACATACATTTTACTTCTAGAGAAAACATTCGTTATGCATACTGGGTGGATCCGTTCCATAATTACATTGTACTTTTTTTAACATAACTACGTTGGAGTACTTCCTTGGTCCTAAAATAAGTGTTTCATGTTTAAGTTTAGTATATACGGAGTATTACTGTACACACACGCTGCGCGCTGAGCAAACGAACAACGGAACAAGCGCCACCGCTTTGCTGACTACGCGCGCGCCGCTCAACGTTGCCTCTGCCGTGTGCCGTCTAATCCTCCGCCGCTTCCTCGCGCGCCACCTCGCCGCACAGCCACGACGCGCCTCCCCTGCTTCGCCTCCACGTCTCCCACACCTGTCTCCCTATGAGCACCCACGCACGCCGTATATAACCACCATAACCACACATGATCCATCACGCTCGGGGCAACGCGGCTGATAACCAGACGCCTTCTCGCTAAGATGAGCCAGGGGCAGCAGAGGAGGCCGTCGTCTGACCAAGCCCAGGCGGACGGCGGCGGGCAGAGCCAGGAACAGGGAGGAGGCGCCGTCCGCTACGGCGACGTGTTCCTGGCCGTGACCGGCGGCCTCGCGGAGAAGCCCGTGGCGCCGCAGGACGCGGCCACGATGCAGTCGGCGGAGAACCTCGTGTTCGGGGAGACGATCAAGGGCGGGCCAGCGGCCACCATGCAGTCCGCGGCCATGCGGAACGAGCGCATGGGCGTCGTTGGCCACGACCAGGCCACGGACGCCACAGCCGAGCAGGGCGTCACCGTGTCCGAGACCCGCGTCCCCGGCGGACGCATCGTCACCGAGTTCGTCGCCGGGCAGGTCGTCGGCCAGTACCTCGCGCCGGATGGTGCCGACCCTGCTAGGGGAGCCGCTGGCGACGATACGAAGATGACAATCGGTGAGGCGCTGGAGGGGGCAGGTTATGCTGCGGGAGACAGGCCGGTGGAGCACAGCGACGCGGCGGCCATCCAGGCGGCCAAAGTGAGAGCCACCGGGCAGGACGTCTATATCCCCGGGGATCTGGCCGCGCAGGCGCAGTCGGCCGCCGACGCCAACCTCTGGGCCGCGCGCGACGAGGAGAAGGCCAAGCTCGGTGACGTGCTCTCGGTATGTCTGTAGTATGTCCCGCACATCGACGCTACCAGTACACATATGCTTGAATCCTTGATGTCACTGACGACGATGGTCAACCTGATGGTCGACCTGCGTGCACGCAGAATGCGACGGCGAAGCTGGTTGCCCACAAGGAGCGGAATGCGACGGCGAAGCTGGTTGCGGACAAGGAGGTGGAGTCCGACGACGCGGGGAGGGTGGCCTCGGCGGAGACCCGAAACAAGGACGACAAGACGGTGAGGCCGGGAGGGATAGCGGCGTCCGTGGCTGCGGCCGCGCGGCTCAACAAGCAGGACGCATAGGCAGGCCTCTGCCGTGCCAGTGGTTTGCGGGTGCCGGCCGCCGGCCGCTCGAGTTTAGCGTGTCCTTTCGCATGAAGGATCACTCTCCTTCGTGCCAGCGTCTAGTTCTCGCGCTTCTAGCATACCAGCGTCTTAGTTTCTGTAGTTCTAGTGCTTCTAGCTTAGTTGAAGTGTTCTCGTGCTTGTAGCTTACTTGAAGTCAAGTCTTAAACTTACT includes these proteins:
- the LOC125529996 gene encoding late embryogenesis abundant protein D-34-like isoform X1; the protein is MSQGQQRRPSSDQAQADGGGQSQEQGGGAVRYGDVFLAVTGGLAEKPVAPQDAATMQSAENLVFGETIKGGPAATMQSAAMRNERMGVVGHDQATDATAEQGVTVSETRVPGGRIVTEFVAGQVVGQYLAPDGADPARGAAGDDTKMTIGEALEGAGYAAGDRPVEHSDAAAIQAAKVRATGQDVYIPGDLAAQAQSAADANLWAARDEEKAKLGDVLSNATAKLVAHKERNATAKLVADKEVESDDAGRVASAETRNKDDKTVRPGGIAASVAAAARLNKQDA
- the LOC125529996 gene encoding late embryogenesis abundant protein D-34-like isoform X2 → MSQGQQRRPSSDQAQADGGGQSQEQGGGAVRYGDVFLAVTGGLAEKPVAPQDAATMQSAENLVFGETIKGGPAATMQSAAMRNERMGVVGHDQATDATAEQGVTVSETRVPGGRIVTEFVAGQVVGQYLAPDGADPARGAAGDDTKMTIGEALEGAGYAAGDRPVEHSDAAAIQAAKVRATGQDVYIPGDLAAQAQSAADANLWAARDEEKAKLGDVLSNATAKLVADKEVESDDAGRVASAETRNKDDKTVRPGGIAASVAAAARLNKQDA